From the genome of Deltaproteobacteria bacterium:
GCCATGTGCCAACGCGGCGGCGACGGTGCGGAAGACCATGATGAAACGGCTGAGACTCCAAACGGCGTGTCGTGTCCTGTGGCTCGCGGCCCTGCTCGGCCTGGGAGCCGCGGCGCCGGGACACGCCGCGGACGAGCCCGCGTCCGAGATCGAGAAGGCACGGGAGTTGCTCGGTGCCTGGGCGGTGGAGGAAGCCCGCCCGGTGGTCGACAGCCTGCTGGCGGCGGACCCCGGCTCGCTGGACGCGCTGGATCTGGCGGCGCTTCTGGCCTACTACGAAGGCGACTACGACAAGGCCCTCAAGACCGTGGAAAAGGCGCTGGCCGTGGACGCCGAGGACGAGCAGCGTCATGCCCTCCGGCTGCTGCTGCAACAGACTCAGGACGTCACCGCAGGGTTCAGGCGTTACGAGAGCGACCACTTCGTGCTGCACCTTCACGAGGAGAGCGACGGCATCCTCGCGGAGCCGGCGCTGGCGGCGCTGGAACAGGCGCACCAGGAGGTGGGGCGCGCCCTGGGCTACTGGCCGCGCGGCAAGGCGCGCATCGAGATCGCGCCCGACTCGCGCTCCTTCATGGCCATCACCACGTTCACCCTGCGGGACATCGAGGGAACCGGCGCCATCGGCCTGTGCAAGTTCAACAAGGTGATGGTCATCTCGCCGCGGGTCATGGCCCGCGGCTACCGCTGGCTGGACTCGCTGGTTCACGAGTACATCCACCTGGCCATCGTCCACCTGACCCACAACAAGACACCCATCTGGCTTCACGAAGGCATCGCGCGCTACTACGAGACCGTGTGGCGCAATCCGACGCAGGGCGAACGCCCCGACTACCTCACGCCGGCCAACGAGACCCTGCTGGCCACCGCCGTCGAGCAACAGGAGTTCGTGAGCTTCAAGGACATGGAGCCGTCCCTGATCCGCCTGGACACGCCGCAGCAGGTCCAGCTCGCCTACGCGGAGGTGGCCTCGGCGGTGGACTACATCACGCGCATCAAGGGACCCGCGGGCATCCGCGAGGTGCTGTCCCTGGTGAACCGGCTCTCCACGGCGGAAGCCATCGAAGCGGTCATGGGCATGCCGCTGGACGGCTTCGAGGCGGATTGGCGGAACTTCGTGGAGGGCCAGGGGCTGACCACGGTTCAGGGCAGCCGCATCCGCACGTACAAGCTGGCGGAGGAAGGCGGCGACCCCCCGCCCGTGGAGCTGGACGAGATCCAGTCGGAAATCGCCCGCAACCGCACCCATCTTGGCGACCGGCTGC
Proteins encoded in this window:
- a CDS encoding tetratricopeptide repeat protein, which codes for MKRLRLQTACRVLWLAALLGLGAAAPGHAADEPASEIEKARELLGAWAVEEARPVVDSLLAADPGSLDALDLAALLAYYEGDYDKALKTVEKALAVDAEDEQRHALRLLLQQTQDVTAGFRRYESDHFVLHLHEESDGILAEPALAALEQAHQEVGRALGYWPRGKARIEIAPDSRSFMAITTFTLRDIEGTGAIGLCKFNKVMVISPRVMARGYRWLDSLVHEYIHLAIVHLTHNKTPIWLHEGIARYYETVWRNPTQGERPDYLTPANETLLATAVEQQEFVSFKDMEPSLIRLDTPQQVQLAYAEVASAVDYITRIKGPAGIREVLSLVNRLSTAEAIEAVMGMPLDGFEADWRNFVEGQGLTTVQGSRIRTYKLAEEGGDPPPVELDEIQSEIARNRTHLGDRLRTRGRLRAASAEYRRALRAGPNSTIILNRLGETLIQSRLYDEALPHLDKAGYLDPDAVHTYYLKGQLHHATGEHARARDALREALQINPFHPGVYRVLSQVYEAIGDDAGVRKTREIMRKLRG